TTAATTATGTATATGATCGCCTTGCAGATCAAGATGAGCTCAATTTGTCGAATCAGAAGAATGCGTATGGGCACGGTTCCTGGGCAAGCAGTTTACGCTTTCATGATGGACAATACTATGTAAGTACATTTTCTTCCAATACAGGTAAAACACATGTCTATCGCACGGCAGATATTGAGGAAGGAAATTGGGTTTCTACCGAGTTTAGTCCAATGATGCATGATCATAGTTTATTCTTTGATCAAGGAAAAAATTATATGATCTGGGGTAGCGGACGGATCCATATTGCCGAATTGTCGCCCGACTTTTCAGGCATTAAAGCTGGGACAGAACGCGTGTTAATAGATGACGCTTCTTTACCTGCTAAGCCAAAAGGAGGTAAAGTGGGGCTGCCTGCTGAAGGGTCCCAAATGTTTAAGATCAATGGCTTTTATTACCTTTTTAATATTTCATGGCCCGCTGGAGGAATGCGCACGGTGATTGTCCATCGGGCAAGTCAACTGGAAGGTCCTTATGAAGGGAAAGTGGTTTTGCAGGATCAAGGTGTGGCCCAAGGGGGGCTGATTGATATGCCCGACGGCAAATGGTATGCATATTTGTTTCAGGATTATGGCGCTGTAGGACGTATTCCATTTTTGGTTCCTGTCACATGGGAAGATGGATGGCCCGCGCTCGGTATCGGCGGAAAAGTGCCGGCTACCTTAAATCTTCCTGCAAATAAAAGTTTAATTCCCGGAATCGTTAACTCCGATGATTTTGACCGGAAAACTGGAGATGAGGCTCTTCCTCCGGTGTGGCAGTGGAACCATAATCCAAACAATAATCTATGGTCTGTAACAGCGCGAGTAGGCTTTTTGAGAATGCATACTTGCGATCTTACCGATGATTTTCTCTCGGCCAAAAACACCCTTACCCAGCGTACCATCGGGCCGACTTGCAGTGCCGCTATTGCTATAGAGGTTGCTAACATGAAAGATGGTGATTTTGCAGGCCTATCGCTTTTGCAAAAAAATTATGGGTTAGTTGGTGTCCGTATGGAAGGAAATACAAAATCATTGGTGATGATCAATGCTACGACAGGTGTACCGCAAGAGGTGGCCAAGGTTGGCCTTAAACAGCAGCGCATCTATCTTAAAGCAAGCTGTGACTTTACAAACAAAAGAGATCTCGCTCAATTTTTTTATAGTACCGATGGGCGCAATTGGAACAGGATAGGTAATGAGTTAAAAATGAGTTATACCATTCCTCATTTTATGGGCTATCGGTTCGGACTATTCAACTATGCAGCTAAAGCCGCTGGTGGTTATGTAGATTTTGATTATTTCCATTTGACAAATTAAGATGATATGATGAAACGTTTTTTTATACAATCCCAATTCGGATTTTTGCTCCTATTCTTCGTTATGGTGGGTAAATTAAGGGCACAAAACCCCATTGTGCAGACTGCTTATACTGCGGATCCAGCCCCTTTGGTGTATAACAACCGACTCTATCTGTATACTACACAGGATGAAGAAGAATCCACCTGGTTTAACATGAACAATTGGCGTGTGTATTCAACCGATGATATGGTGAATTGGACCGATCACGGTGCGATTCTTTCTTATACAGATTTTGAATGGGCAAAAGGTGATGCTTGGGCGGCTCAATGTGTTGAAAAAAATGGTAAATTTTATCTTTATGTACCTGTTATTTCCAAAGTGAACAATCGAGGTGCGATCGGCGTCGCTGTCGGAGATAGCCCATTGGGACCATTTTATGATCCTTTGGGAAAACCATTATTGCAAACTGAATGGGGAGATATCGATCCTACTGTGTTTATTGATGATGACGGCCAAGCTCATATGTATTGGGGTAACCCCCAGCTGAAATATGTTAAGCTAAATGAAGATATGATCTCCTATAAAGGTGATATTGTTGAGGTTCCGATGACTGCAGCATCGTTCGGAAAGAGGGAGGGAGATCCGAAGCGACCTACGACCTATGAGGAAGGGCCTTGGTTATATAAAAGAAATAGTTTGTATTATCTTTTTTGGCCGGGAGGTCCTTTGCCAGAATTTATTGGTTATTCCACAAGCGATAAAGCCGAGGGACCTTGGAAGTACGGGGGTATAATCATGCCTGCGGAAGGAAAAGCATTCACAAATCATCCTGGCATTGTCGATTTTAAAGGAAAAACCTATTTCTTTTACCATAATGGGGCCTTACCTGGAGGGGGGGGCTTTACGCGATCTGTCGCTGTTCAAGAACTGAATTTTAATCCAGACGGCAGTATCGATCCAATGAAAATGACGACTGGAATTACTCATGCGACCGGCAAAGTGAATCCCTATGAACTTCATCAGGCTGAAACGATCGCTTGGTCCGAACACGTTAAATCCTACCAAAATAAAAAGGTGGGTGTTTTTATAAAGGCAAAAAAAGATGGAGCTTTCACCTGTGTGAAGAATGTTGACTTTGGCGCGGAGGGAGCGCGTAATTTTTTTGCACGGGTAGGAACTACTCATAATGGAGGTATCCGTATGGAAGTACGCTCGGGAGCGCTTGATGGAGCGTTGTTAGCTACGATACAGGTGCCCATGACGGGGGGAGATGACAGATGGACTACAGTTGAGACTGCACTGTCGGATAAAGTATCGGGACTACACGATCTATATTTTGTTTTTAAAGGTAAGGCACCATCAAATATCCTGTTTTTCGATTGCTGGAAATTTGGGAGGTAAGATAGTAACTTGACGCAAAGTAATTTGAGCCAATAGAAAAAATGCAACAGCATATAAGATAACTCAGCAATTTAAGAAAAATTAATTTACTCAATTTATGAAGGGACTAAATATTGTCTTAAAAAAACGGACAATGGTATTTTTATTATCCGTTACAGGAATTTTATCAGCAGCAACAGCACTTGGGCAGCAGCAAAACCACCTCAACGATCCTAGTAAGGGGTTTGTGCACCAGTCTATAGGAAATCCTTATCTACCGCTATGGGAGCATCTCCCGGATGGCGAACCCCGTGTTTTCGAAGATCCTGACCAGCCTGGGAAATATCGTGCTTACATCATTGGTTCCCATGACTTACGTTTTAGCAGTTATTGTGGGCCTGACATTAGAATGTGGTCAGCTCCTATTGAGAATTTGAGCAGCTGGCGGGACGAGGGAGCTATTTTTACATACGCGATCGATGGTAAATGGGATGTGATGTACGCGCCAGATCTTGTAGAGGTTAAGCGAAAAGATGGAAAAAAGGATTATTACTTGTTTCCCCATAGCAGGGGTGAGGGCCGTGAAGCAATGGTTGTTAAAGGCGATAGGCCTAATGGCCCCTTTAAACCTATCAATCTGACTGAAGACGGCAAGCGTACTCTGCCTGGAAGTATCTTAGGATTTGATCCTGCCATTTATATCGAATACGTTACGGACCCTCAAGATCCTGATTTTGAGATTGGATTCCGAGCATATGGTTTTTGGGGATTCCAACGATCGATGGCTGCACAATTGGATCAGAAAACAATGTATTCGTTGAGGCCTGGCACGAAGGTGATTAATTATTTATTGCCAGCAAGTGCGCGATATGGCGAATTACGCGATCCAAAAGGAACATCCTATCCTAATATTTTCGAAGGTGAGGATTTGGGAACCTTTAATTTTTTTGAAGCATCATCCATTCGTAAAGTGGGAAACAAGTATGTTTCGGTATATAGTGGTTACTCCGGCCCGGAATATGGTGTAGGAAGTTCAAATTCAACTTTGCGTTATGCGGTAGCAGACTCACCATTAGGACCATGGAAGAGTGGTGGCGTTTTAGTCGATTCACGTGCTCCAGTGTTAAACAAGGATGGATCTGCTATTGAAACGAGTAATGCAGGTCATAACACACATGGTAGTATCGAACTGATCAATGGACAATGGTATGTATTTTACCATAGACCACCACGCGGATTTGGCTTTGCACGTCAGGCGGTGGTTGAACCTATCAAAGTCTCTTGGGATGAGAAAAGTGTCAAAGATGGCGGAATGGTGTCCTTAAGAGCGTTCGACCCTTTTCAAGAAAATTTGACTATTAAAGATAAACAGGGCAAAGAGTATAAAGGTGCAGAGGTGACATCGGAAGGATTTCATTTTTATGGATTAAATCCCTATCAGTATTATTCGGCGGGATATGCTTGCTACCTTTCTGATATCAGTTTGCAACAGGATTCATGGGATGTATGGGATAATCATATGCCGGTGACAAATATGAAAAACGGAAATATTGCAGGTTTTAAATATTTCGGATTTGGAGGTTTAGATCAGGATAAGTTTGGATTGAAAGCTTTTGAGGGAACCAAAATTGGAAATCAAACTGCTTTCAATGTGTTTATTACACCAAAAACAAAAGCTGCATTTAAGGTCAACGTATGGTTAGATGGCCCTTGGGATAACGAAACCTGGAAAGGTAAACGAATTGCCCAAATTTCTGTTCCGGCGAATTCTGCTGCTGAAGTCAAGCAATTCACGGTCGACGTCTCCAAATTTGTAGATCAATTGGACGGTAAACACGCGTTATTTTTGGTTGCTGAGGGTGAGGAAGGAAAGCCGCTTTTCGATTTTATAGGCCTCGGATTTAGTTCAAAAGATAAAAAAATTGAACGTCCAATACCACCTTCGGTCACCATTACAGTAAATGGGACCAAACTAGCTTTGCCATCCATTCCTGTACGATCTACGGATCAGAACGGTATTATCGGTTATCATGTTTATGAAGTTTCCTTTCCCATGGAAGCAAAGAGTAAAAACAAGCCTCTGGTAAAAGCGACTGCTGATAATCCTGAAGTTAAGATTATAGTAAATCAAGCTACTTCGCCGACAGGTTACGCTCAAGTTGATTGCCTTTATAGGGGGCAAACAAAAAGCTATGTGGTAAAATATACTAAAGAATTAAACGATAAAAACTAAGTAGCTTAATAGCAGGTAGAAATAGGCTGTCCAAAAAAAAGTTTGGACAGCCTATATTTTTCAGCTATCTAATACATTACATTATCATTTCTGCTATCTCTATACCGACAGTTAGATTTGTTTTTAAGTAAGTTTTTTAGAGGAACGACTCAGTGATTACTGATGAAGATTTTTTACGATTTATCCTTTATTAAGGGGGTTTTTAAACATTTTTATTGGAATATAAAACATTTGTAATGGGTAATGAAAAAAAGCTACTTGTAGTTTTACCATTGTAATATAACTAATCGAATAACCAATTATATGGACCAAAATAGGACAGAAGTGAAGCCTTTCAAAGGTTTTTACAAGCTTTCAACGAAGCAGCGCGTAGGGTTTGGTGCTGGCGATCTCGCACAGAATCTCATTTACCAGACTGTTTCGATGTATCTACTGATTTTTTATACCAATGTTTATGGGATCTCTGCAGCTTCTGCAGGAGTGATGTTTCTCATTGTTCGAATTGTCGATGTACTATGGGACCCCATCGTGGGCGCATTTGTTGATAAAAGAAATCCCCGCATGGGAAAGTATAGGTCTTATTTGGTGCTAGGGGGGATTCCGTTGACCGGATTTGCAATTTTGTGTTTTTGGAATGGTTTTTCGGGATCTTTAACCTATGCTTATATCACCTATGTTGGTTTATCGATGTTGTACACGTTGGTGAATGTTCCGTATGGTGCTTTAAATGCCTCCTTGACCAGAGATACGGATGAGATTACAAAACTGACATCTACACGTATGTTTATGGCGAACGTGGGGGGACTGGCCGTTGGATATGGTGTACCGCTCGTCGTAAAGTATTTCTCTCCAGATGGAAAGATAAACTCGAAAGATTCTGCCGAAGCCTGGTTTGCAACGATGCTGATCTATGCTTTAGTTGGATTAGTGCTTTTAATCTTTTGCTTTTCACAAACAAAAGAACGTGTCATTATGGATGAGAAGGATACGGATAATGTTCACGTTTCCGACCTGTGGCGAGAATTTAAGCATAATCGCCCTTTGCGTATTTTGGCATTTTTTTTCATTACTGCATTTGCTATGATGGCAATCGGTAACTCGGCAGGATCATACTACATGATTTATAATGTACATGCTCCGGATATGCTACCATATTTTATGGCATTAGGATCTTTGCCTGCTTTTATTTTTATGCCTTTAGTGCCAGCCATCAAACGCGCAATTGGTAAAAAGCAGATGTTCTATGTTTTCTTGACTATTGCAATCCTCGGAATGCTGATGCTATATGTCATTTCATCCAATGAAAACCTCAAGGGGAATATTGTTTTGGTATTGACTGCTCAGTTTATCAAGTCAACCGGAGTAATTGTCGCAACGGGATATATGTGGGCGCTCGTTCCTGAAGTCATTTCCTATGGCGAATATAAAACTGGGAAGCGTATTTCAGGTATTGTCAATGCGCTTACCGGTATTTTTTACAAAGCCGGGATGGCCCTTGGAGGTGTGGTGCCGGGACTGGTGTTGGCATATGTTAACTTTGACAAAGATAATGCAACAGCCCAGTCAGCACGTGCTGAAATGGGAATTCTATGGTTGGTAGCCATTATTCCGGCAATACTCTTGGTAGTGGCTATGTATGTTATTTCCAAATACGAACTGGACGATAAGACTATTGATGCAATCAATCAGGACATAGAGTCTAGACATACTTATTAATTAAAAATAATCATGAAGATGTTAAAAACTATTGTTGTGGCCGTAGCAGCCTTGCTATCAAATCTATCTGCTTCAGCTACCTCGCAAAAACTGAAGGTGGCAACTGATACGTTGACTTTAAAGGATGCATTTGAAGGTAAGTTTTTTATAGGAACGGCTTTAAACCTTGATCAAATCTGGGAGCGGGATGCCGCCGCAGTAGCGGTCGTCAAAAAGCATTTCAATTCCATTGTAGCGGAAAATTGTATGAAAAGTATGTTCCTGCAGCCACAGGAAGGCGTGTTCGATTTTAAAGATGCGGATCGTTTCGTATTGTTTGGCGAAAAGAATAAAATGCAGATTATTGGGCATACGCTCATCTGGCATTCCCAGACACCAGATTGGTTTTTTGTAGATAAAAATGGAAAAGAGGTGTCTCGAGACGTACTTATAGCACGCATGCGGAAGCATATTCATACTGTAGTATCCCGCTATAAAGGACGGGTGCACGGATGGGATGTGGTGAATGAGGCCATATTGGATAATGGAGAATGGCGCAAAAGTAAATTTTACGATATTATTGGTCCTCAGTTTATTGAATTGGCATTTAAATTTGCACATGAGGCAGATCCAAATGCGGAGTTATATTATAACGATTATTCAACCGCCGTTCCAGAAAAAAGAAAAGGCATTATTAAAATGATTCGTCAAGTAAAAGCAGCGGGTGGTCGCGTCAGCGGAATTGGTATGCAAGAGCACAATGCACTGGATAATCCACCTATTGATGAGGTCGAAAAAACTATACTTGGATTTGCGGGACTTGATGCGAAAGTAATGGTTACTGAAATGGATATTACGGTTTTGCCGCATGCTCGACCTAATATGGGCGCCGAAATTGGAGAGCAATATGCTTATACCAAGGAGATGAATCCATACGAAAAAGGGCTGCCTACAGCGAAAATGGATGAGTTGGGAAGGCGATACGTAGCGTTTTTTAAATTATACCTCAAACATCAGGATAAAATATCGCGTGTGACGTTGTGGGGTGTTGGTGACGGAGATTCATGGAAGAATGGTTGGCCTATACCGGGACGTACAGACTATCCATTATTATTTGACCGGAATTATCAGCCTAAGCCCTTTTTAAAAGATATCACTTCATTAACACAAAAAAAAAAGAAATAGTAAGCATGAATAAGAGCAAGTATTTGTATCCCAAAGATTATATGGCTGATCCATCAGCACATGTTTTTGAAGATAAAATTTACATTTATCCCTCTCATGATCGAGAAAGTGGAATACCGGAAAATGACAATGGAGACCATTTCGACATGCAGGATTACCACGTATTTTCTCTTGAGGATGTTCAGGGGGATGTGGTTGATCATGGTAAGGTGTTAGATGTAAAAGACATTCCTTGGGCTGGTCGTCAGCTTTGGGATTCAGATGTGACGGAGAAAAATGGAAAATACTATATGTATTTTTCCATGAAGGATAAAAATGATGTTTTCAGACTAGGTGTCGCTGTTGCAAGTCAGCCCTATGGGCCATTTGTTCCCCAGGAGCATCCAATTAAGGGTAGTTACAGTATTGATCCTTGTGCATTTAAAGATGCTACCGGAGACTATTATCTATATTTTGGTGGTATTTGGGGGGGGCAGCTCCAATTCTATCGAAATAATAAGATTATATCACCCAACGAATTGCCTCAAGATCACGAAGATGCTTTGTCTCCAAAAGTTGTCAAGCTGTCTGCTGATATGCTGGAATTTTCGGAAGAGCCAAAGGATCTTGTTATTTTGGATAAAAATGGTAACCCATTGAAACATGGCGATACGCAAAAGCGATTTTTTGAAGCTTCTTGGATGCACAAATATCAAGGGAGATACTATTTTTCCTATTCTACAGGAGATAGTCATTTAATCTGTTATGCCATTGGAGACAATCCATATGGTCCATTTACTTATGAGGGGGTAATTCTATCACCAGTGGTTGGTTGGACCACGCATCATAGTATCTTGGAATTCAAAGATAAATGGTATCTATTTTATCATGATTCAGTACCCTCAGGAGGAAAGACCTGGTTGAGAAGCATGAAAGTTATCGAGTTAACATATGATGAGAACGGTCACATTATGCCAATCGATGGATTGTCGTCGTAGATAACGTGAAGCACGATCTATCTACTTATTCGGCGTTTATAACTCATTGGTGTTTCACCTGTGAATTTTTTAAATAGTCGATTGAAGTAAGAGATATTTTCAAAACCTAATTTAAAGCACAATTGTTGGATATTATCTTCATCGATTAACATCATCAATTGTGCTTTTTCTATTTTCTTTTGATTGATGTAATGTACAGGTGTGGCATTCATATGTTTTTTGAAGAGTCGGATAAGGTGATCTTTGGATATAAAAATCAGATTGGCAAGATGTTCTATAGCGATCGGATGATGGATATTTTCGTCGATGTAATCAAGTACACGCAGGAGCCGCTTTTCCACCTGTGGTATTTTGTTCGTTGCTTCGGCCAGAAATCGGCTCATTAATAAATGAATGATCGCTTGGTTTTCGGCTGCTCTGGCGATCGGTGACGCCGTTTGCAGCGCCATGTTTTTCATTAATTCTGTTGAATTATCATAACCTTTCGGATCATACATTTTTAACTCACGACCTGGATTTAAATCGTAGAGATGCTGAATGACTGTAGCTAACAGCTGATCTGATTTGATTTCCTTCGGGAAAGAGTAGCGGTCGAAAATACTCGATCTTAGCGCTGGATTTTCATAGATATGGATATAGTAGAGTGATAGTTTGGCGGAACAAGCGTAGCTATGTTGGATATACGCAGGTGTGAGATAGAGATGGCCGGGCCGAAGTTTGATGGTTTCGTCCGTTAAGATTATGGATGCTTCTCCTTCACAAACATAGTGTATCCGCGCAAAAGGACTCTGAATATCTTTGAAATTCCAATTCGCCTGATGTTCCGCATAGCCAATGTTCAATAGTGTAAAATCAAGTTTATTATTTTCGTTATTCATCATCGCCCGAGGAAGAAATAGTTAGCTACAATATTAGTCGTTTTCTTAAAAAGAATAGCGTTTTTAAAGGGAAAATATCGATAATGTTATAGTTCATTTATCTGTATATGAAGTCTTTTTACATATTTATTTTTTAAATAGCGTGTAAGTGTTTGATATCTAGTTTTCTAAATGTTTATTTTCGTTGCTAACAGTATGGTGTTGGATCATTGCGCTTGGATCGATATCGTGTTATTTTTTATCGTTAATGGAGTTTCTTTATCCGTTCTATATAATTATTTTTGGCTATACCATAGTACCAAAGATCTCAAGACCGTAAATCTCTGAAGTTTGAGCTTGAGCTTTGTTGTGGTAAGTAACAATAGCAAGTGCTATTTAAATCTTGATGCCATTTATAAATGAAAGCTATTAAAATAGTAAAAGAGGGACGGGTAGAAATCGCGGATATTCCTCAGCCTACCATTAAGGATGGACATGTCCTTTTAAAAATAGATTATGTTGGTTTCTGCGGCTCTGATCTAAATACATTTCGGGGCTTGAATCCATTAGTTCAGCTACCGGTTATACCTGGACATGAAATTGGGGCAACAGTAGTTGAATTGGGGACGAATGTTGGACCTGATATTAAGATTGGTAACAGAGTTACCGTAAATCCGTATTCGAACTGCGGTATTTGTACTGCATGTAAAAATAATCGACCTAATGCTTGCCGCTACAATGAAACGATGGGGGTACAGCGCGACGGTGCCATGACAGAATACCTTGTCGTGCCCATACAAAGGGTCATTATGGGTGGACAGCTATCGTCCAAAGAATTGGCCTTGGTGGAGCCTATGAGTGTTGGTTTTCACGCCGTTGATCGGGCCAATGTCACCGACAGCGATATCGTATTGGTGTTGGGATGTGGTATGATCGGAGTTGGAGCGATTGTTCGGTCTGCTTTACGGGGTGCCATCGTTATAGCAGTTGACGTTAGTAAAGAAAAACTTGAGTTGGCAAAAAGCCTCGGAGCGACATTTACCATCAATAGCGCTGAGGAAGACCTGGCGGCTAGCTTGGACATATTGACGCACGCCATGGGGGCTGACGTAGTTATTGAAGCCGTAGGACGCAAGGAAACCTATTTAGCGGCCGTTGATGCCGCTGCGTATACAGGGCGGGTAATATATATCGGTTATGCAAAAGAAGCTATTCCTTTTGATACACAGTTTTTTGTCAAAAAAGAATTGGATATCAGAGGTTCACGCAATGCTACAGCAAAAGATTTCGCAGCGGTAATGCATTATTTAAAAATGAAAAAGTGTCCGATGGAACAGCTCATAACAGGAGTGTATCGTGTAGAAGATGCGCAGTTAGCTTTAGAATCATGGCTAAGCGATCCTGGGCGTGTTTTTAGGCTTTTAATTGAATTTTAAAATTCATATATGTCTATTTTCACGGACCTACCAATAGCGCGATGCATCATCTTTATGCTCAATAATGGAGCAATAATTTATTTTTTAAAAAATACAAAAAGCCTTTTTCATATCGTCGAAAAAGGCTTTGACTTAAATCTCTTATCAGTCCATAACTGATGCCGTGGAGATACAAACTTATTTTTTCTTTCTGGATTTTTTCTCTTCTTCAGCAGGTAAATCTAAAATAGCCATCAATAGTAGATAATAGCCTTTTTCTAATCCCATTTTTTGTGCTTTTTGGTTGATAGTGTCCATATCTTTATTCAATTATTGTTTCTTAACTAATTTGTATTTGGCTAAGTAGAATCAAATGCTGTACCCAAAATTTGTTCTCTATATGCTACCCGTATTTTTAAGCGGTAAATTGCGTAGAGTTTTCTCTCTTTAACAAAAAAATACGTATAATCTGGGTATTAAATGCGATCAAATTATAAGTTAGACCCGAGCTTATAGTAATAATAGCCTGAACATGTTTGCGGTAAAACATTTTCAGGTGAATATTGTCTTTATTTTAGATTAATATTAAAACAGGTATTTATGAAAAAGATAATTCCATTTGCACTGATGTCAAGTTTATTGGTGCTCGTATCAAGTTGTGCAGCGATTGAAGGTATATTTAAAGCCGGCGTATGGTCTGGTATTCTATTAGTTGTCGTCGTGGTTGCACTTGTAATTTGGTTGGTAAGCAAATTATTTGGTGGATCAAGGTAATGACGATTAATTGATTTCTAATTTTTACATGCTTAGAAAGCTATATTTTTTCTACTAGGTATTTCCAGTAGCGTTTCGGAACATGCCTTAAATGAAGTTTCACATTTTTTCGTGATTCAATGGTTGTACTCTTAAAGTATGTTTTCCAAAGATGCTGATAAGCCTTTTCTTGAGGATCGAGATCCACTTCTAGCTGATATGGATCTCGAATCTCATCACTTTCATTTGGAGATACTTCGACAACAGTATTTCCATCGTAATGAAAGCCATAATTTCTTCTTAAATCATAAATTAACCAACATTGGTCTGCAAATCGATTTTTAAAAAATTGTACAACAAGTGGAATGACATTAAAATCGGGCTCAACAACCGCTGTATACAGATAGTCATTAGATTTGACAAATCGTATAAATGCTTTCATACGGTGCCGTTCCCGATTGATCTTTTTAATCGATTGATGCAAACGTAGTATAGGAGGATAACCATAATTATGAATATCCAATTGTTTTTTGCGAAATAATTCGACAATCAGCCGAAATCCATTGAGCCATTCGATCTGATTATCGGACAGAAAATTATGGTAAAAAAAAATCGTTTCTTGCTTTCCAATTATTTTTTCCATCCCTGTGAGAATGCGGTTAGCTTTCTTAGTATCTGTTGAAATCATTCGTTTTTCCGAAAAAAGAGTAATTTCTGCCGCTTTTCCTGTTTTAGGAATGCTGTCGAACTCTTTCCTTTCAAACGCTTCAAATACGCAACACAAATAACCCAAATAACTGCCGTCAAAAATATAGTCCATTAAAATAAAGTTAACTGGCTATTCGGACCTTTAATTTGCGACTGGGGATTATGTTCCAGAATGGACTTTCTGATTTTTTCCGGATAGTGAAAGCCCGCAGTGATCAATGTGTCCTGACAAAGCATAAAATATTTCGCTCGATTATAAGCTATTCCAATTTTTTGCACTTGATGTTCTTTTAATTTTCCATATTTGCGTGCCTGTATTATTTTTTTAGCGGATTGTCTTCCTATCCCCGGAATTCGTATGATCCAATTATAATTAGCGGTGTTAATGTCAATAGGGAAGAATTGTGGGTTGCGAAGTGCCCAGGCAAGTTTAGGATCTATTTCTAGATCGAGGTCCTGATGTTTACTATTAAGTATTTCATGGAGCGAAAAGCCATAAAATCGAAGTAACCAATCTGTTTGATAAAGTCTGTTTTCGCGAACCAGCGGTGGAGCTGTTCCAATTTGAGGAAGGTTGGAGTCCGTTGCGTTAATAGGAATGTAACCCGAATAATACACCCTTTTGAGGTTATAATCTTTATAGAATGTATTTGCAGCCTCCATGATTTGGAAATCACTTTCTGGTGTTGCTCCAATAACCATTTGAGTACTTTGTCCTGCTGGTACAAATAAAGGTATTTTCTTATTGGTTTTTCTGTCCTGCTGAACATTTTGGATTTCATTTTTAATTATTGTCAGCGGTTCGCGAACAGATTGATGATCTTTCTCTGGAGCGACAAGTTTTAGTCCTGCTTCAGTAGGTATTTCGAGATTTACACTCATACGGTCAACATAAAGACCTGCTTCCTTTAATAAAGATTCACTTGCTCCAGGAATAGCCTTCAGATGAATATAACCATTAAACCGCTCTTCAGTTCGAAGTTTCTTAAC
The genomic region above belongs to Sphingobacterium zeae and contains:
- a CDS encoding AraC family transcriptional regulator, translating into MMNNENNKLDFTLLNIGYAEHQANWNFKDIQSPFARIHYVCEGEASIILTDETIKLRPGHLYLTPAYIQHSYACSAKLSLYYIHIYENPALRSSIFDRYSFPKEIKSDQLLATVIQHLYDLNPGRELKMYDPKGYDNSTELMKNMALQTASPIARAAENQAIIHLLMSRFLAEATNKIPQVEKRLLRVLDYIDENIHHPIAIEHLANLIFISKDHLIRLFKKHMNATPVHYINQKKIEKAQLMMLIDEDNIQQLCFKLGFENISYFNRLFKKFTGETPMSYKRRISR
- a CDS encoding zinc-binding alcohol dehydrogenase family protein; this encodes MKAIKIVKEGRVEIADIPQPTIKDGHVLLKIDYVGFCGSDLNTFRGLNPLVQLPVIPGHEIGATVVELGTNVGPDIKIGNRVTVNPYSNCGICTACKNNRPNACRYNETMGVQRDGAMTEYLVVPIQRVIMGGQLSSKELALVEPMSVGFHAVDRANVTDSDIVLVLGCGMIGVGAIVRSALRGAIVIAVDVSKEKLELAKSLGATFTINSAEEDLAASLDILTHAMGADVVIEAVGRKETYLAAVDAAAYTGRVIYIGYAKEAIPFDTQFFVKKELDIRGSRNATAKDFAAVMHYLKMKKCPMEQLITGVYRVEDAQLALESWLSDPGRVFRLLIEF
- a CDS encoding TIGR03915 family putative DNA repair protein; this translates as MDYIFDGSYLGYLCCVFEAFERKEFDSIPKTGKAAEITLFSEKRMISTDTKKANRILTGMEKIIGKQETIFFYHNFLSDNQIEWLNGFRLIVELFRKKQLDIHNYGYPPILRLHQSIKKINRERHRMKAFIRFVKSNDYLYTAVVEPDFNVIPLVVQFFKNRFADQCWLIYDLRRNYGFHYDGNTVVEVSPNESDEIRDPYQLEVDLDPQEKAYQHLWKTYFKSTTIESRKNVKLHLRHVPKRYWKYLVEKI
- a CDS encoding putative DNA modification/repair radical SAM protein; this encodes MFGFDDKLQILADAAKYDVSCSSSGSKRKNNGGIGDSSASGICHTYTEDGRCVSLLKILMTNFCIYDCSFCVSRRSNDVQRAAFSVKEVVELTMNFYRRNYIEGLFLSSGIFKSADYTMERLMLVVKKLRTEERFNGYIHLKAIPGASESLLKEAGLYVDRMSVNLEIPTEAGLKLVAPEKDHQSVREPLTIIKNEIQNVQQDRKTNKKIPLFVPAGQSTQMVIGATPESDFQIMEAANTFYKDYNLKRVYYSGYIPINATDSNLPQIGTAPPLVRENRLYQTDWLLRFYGFSLHEILNSKHQDLDLEIDPKLAWALRNPQFFPIDINTANYNWIIRIPGIGRQSAKKIIQARKYGKLKEHQVQKIGIAYNRAKYFMLCQDTLITAGFHYPEKIRKSILEHNPQSQIKGPNSQLTLF